A stretch of DNA from Balaenoptera musculus isolate JJ_BM4_2016_0621 chromosome 21, mBalMus1.pri.v3, whole genome shotgun sequence:
GCCGCCCGGACAGGCGCCGGGGAGCAAGCGCCCCCGGCCCGGACAGACCGCGCGCCCGGGCGCAGAGCCGGGCCTGCGTTCGGGGAAAGTTGCACTCCTCCTCCGGCGACCGTACCCGCGCCGCCGGGACACCCGACACCCGGGCTCCGCGTGCGCGGCGCCCGCCGCCCCCAGCAAGTTTCCCCAAGCGCCCCTACGGGGGTCCCCGGCCGTGGAAGGGCCGGTTCCGCGCCGCTCCTGCAGGCACACAAAAGAGCGGGGCGGCTGCGGGGTTTGCGGGTGGCCCCCGGGCACCCGCCCGGACGTAAACAAACCCCGGGGTCCGCGCTGGGCGCCCCACGCCTGGCGGGGGAGCGGCGGCGCGGTCCCCGCCCGCTGACAGCCGGGAGCCGCGGCCGGGGCCCGGCCCGGCCGGGGAGCGCGGACGCCCGCCCAGCCACCCGCCCGCCTGGCCGGAGCCgggccgcgccgccgccgccgccgccgccgccggccgcTCTAACCCTCCCCCGAGCCGGCGGCACCACAGCGCCACCAGCCCCAGCTCCGCCGCGCCGGCGGCAGTGGCGGCAGCGGctcctcctggagaggcaggcgCTTCACCCCCACAGCAACTCCCCACAAACTTTCCCCGGGAATACGGCGGGCCGGAGGCGCGGGGCGCGCGGCCGGGCGCCGCCGCTGGGCCGCAGCCCCCTCCCGGCGCATCGCCCGCCGCCTCCGCCCGCCGCCCGCTCCCCcgcaattaaatattaaaaaaaaaatgcgttGATACAACCATGTCTCACTTTCGCTTGGATCAGTCAGCAAACGCTTTTTGGAAACCCCAAATTCTCCCCACCTCCTACCTTTCCGGCTGCCCTGCTCCGCAGGCCGGGTCCCCATGGGAGGCGGGGCTGCGAGAGGAAGCACGGCGAGTGCACTGACGTCCTCGAGCCCCGCCCCCACGGGGCCGCCTGCCGGTTGGAACGGCAGCCCCCCGGCGCGGAGAGCGATGAGGCCGGCGCCGAGGTGAGCGCTGCATGGAGGGGCCTGCCTAACTGGGGCCCGGCCCTGCGTCTTCTGGCTGCGACGCGGGTCCTGAGCACGCTGCGGGTCGCAGCCGCCGGGCGGTGGGCGCCCGAGGGGCCGGGAAGCGAGCCGGGGCCCCCAGGCGGGTGTGGGCATCGTGTCCACAGCCAGCGTCCCCGAGGCCGCGCTCGGGCCATGATGAGTCGGTGAAGCTGCGCTGCGACAGCGCGGCCGACTTCTTACCGCGCTGTGAGGACCTGTGCGCGCTGCAAGACTCGGTGCCTCTGCCCGCCTAAATAAACTAATTtagtttatttctcttattttttcttaagagGGAGAAGTGGGATAGTGTGAAGGCACAGAGCTGaagtctgcatttttttttttcattttaccttcatttatttctttctttatacagctctgagtttctgatttatatccttttttttcttgctaaagaacttcttttaatatttcttgcaaggcaggtctactggcaacaaatttccttagtttttgtttgtctgagaaagtttttatttctcctttatgtttAACAGATAATTGCACTGAATACAGAATTCTAGTTTGCTGGGGTTATTTCTTGCAACACTTTAAACActtcactctcttcttgcttgcatggtttctgacaAGAGATTTGCTTCAGTTCATATCATTGTTACTCTATAGGCAAGCTGCTTCCTAATATCTTCTGGTTCCTTTTAAGatattctttgtctttggttttctgctgTTTGAGTATGATGTGCCCAGGTGTCtaatttttggtatttatcctgcttcATGTTCCCTGAGATTCCTGTATCTGTGGATTCCACCCATTATTCAAATAgacttctgcttctttctttcttgttattcTGGGTTTCCCATTATGCAAGTGTTAACATCTTTTGTAATTGTCCCAGATAGGGGGgcgttttgttctttttttcatttttttattctttgcccTTCAGCTTCAGGAGTTTCTGTTGACAGGTTTTCAaggtcactgattctttcctaAGTCTTGTCCAGTCTAttaatgagcccatcaaaggcattcttttttttttttaacatatttattggagtataattgctttacaatggtgtgttagtttctgctgtataacaaactgaatcagctatacatatacatacatccccatatcccttccctcttgctctCCCTCTCTGCTTTCTTGTGGAAGTGGAAATCTTATGGCTTAAATcataaaagtattatttatgGCTTTTACTCCATGAGTGAACATGCCAGATTTTCTGGGACAGGGTCAATTTCAAAGGAACAGCTAAGGTTAATTTCATCCTTGGGGCTTTGTGAGAATTTCACCtagacaaaggaaggaaatagaaaacaaatactttgCTACACCCCTTGTCCTATTTTTTGACTCCTAATAGAGGGTCACTCTCCTTTTAGCCGTGCTGATGTTTGGAAAGCCACTATGGAAATgacttaattttttgaggtatatgtctcataaataaaatgtgtgtccctcatcttctcatttccttccagCGCTCGAGGGAGTAAGAAGACATGGAGTGAAGAGCTGCCTCATTTTCCAGAGAGAATAGGGGCACTGAGAGCTTGGAGGGACGTCGGTAGCTGTCCCAGTATTTTGTCCTGAATTTTTACCTCCTGGAATCCAGGAtgggccccttccccaccccaccagccAGATGAGTGATCACAGTGGAACAATGATGCCAGGAGGCTCAGAGGTACACTCTAAGTTTTGTATTGGGTTTTCTTAGTCAGCCCACTTACTGAATGCTACGTGCTGTCACTGGAGTTATAAAGATATACATGATACCGGCTCTGCCCCTACAGAGCTTGCAATGTGTTTAGGGAAGCCAGGCATATCCCCATGAAGCAGAAGCTCACTGAACAAGGCAGGAGGAACTTTTGCCTCCAAGGATGCAGATGGTGATAAAGATTGCAATTGTCTGAGGCTAGGGGGGACGAACTGGAACCATAGCCTGCACTCAGAGACATGCGGATCCCAGAAGGAAAAAGGTGAAAGGCGAGTTCTAACTAATCTGAAATTTGATATTCCAAGAGCTTCCTTTAAAAGgcccttttaaaattctttttcttcctcttaaaaaATTCAGCTATCAAATGATGTCCGCTATCAAATGATGTCCTTTCTATACAGTGAAAAATATacactaaggaaagaaaaagggcaaGACTCATGCTCTATGATTCCTTGTTGAACAAGGAAAAGCATTTGGACTGTTCTCACCCCGTGATgagttccttttcctctccttccttgctTTGGTTGATGATGTGAGTCTAAGCAATTCACTGAAGCCACGTGAGAACAAGCAAAAGTCAGGGTCCAAGCAGAATTACTAGCTTGGGGAATGCCTGTCTCTCTGGACCTCCCTGTGAGGCCAGTGAGGATTTCCAGACTTTCGCAGACTTTAAAATCAGCTCTCCTGAGACTGAATGAGGTGCAAAAGGAAACTGTCTTCTCAGGTTGGGTGGACCATGAGGGAAAGAACGGATGGATAAATCCAGGGAAGGTGCATAATCTGTCCTCCCAAATAATCTAAAATGACCTTCACATGCCCTCCAGGGTGGCCCCGGGAAATACATCACTAGATTCCTCCAGGTTTTACCTTGCTCTGCTTCCCAGAGCCTGTGTTACACAGGCAGAAACACCACCGTCATAtttctccctgccctcaggaacaTTCACCAGTTGGGGCAAAAATAAGGCCAGAAAATTGTTGCTATGGGCTCTGTTTTGTGGAAGTTAAAATGCTGGTGCAGGAATCTGATTGCTTGatagctccctctctctctccatctctctctctctctctcccatcctccctctctccctccctctctctctctcaccctccacCCTTTCTGggctctccctctctcctaccCCCACTTTTTCtactcttcccctcttccctccactgGACTCCCAGGGCCGCTCCCACACCGGGTTGGAGGAGAGCCTTACAGGTTGTCAATGAAACCTGGAATTATTTCCTTTGATGGCTCAGGTAATAGTAGGAGACAAGGCAATGAGTGAGGTCGTCTGAAACCAATGCAGTCCTGCCCGGGACCCGGGAGCCAATCGCAGGAGCAGAGGGCGGGGCGTCAGCGCCAGCAGATAATTGCTAAGTGCGTTGCTCGCACAGTTGGTCCGAGCCGCCGAAAGGTCTGGTCGCAGAGACGGGGACGCGTAATCCTCAGCGTGCTCCATCCCGACAGCAGCCCTCCACGGCTCGGCAGGGCAGCGAGCCTCTGGGCACCGGCCCCTCTGCTCCACGGAGAAGGTACTCCTGCTGCATCCCGGCGGGGCTGCTCTTGCGTTTCCGTCCTCAGCGGCTTGCAGTTTAGCCTCTGTAGAGGGGTTGCAGAAAGACAAGTTTCGGGGAGGAAATGTGACAACGGAGGGAAATCACCGTGTTTTGTTGGGAGGAAAACAAGCTGACGGTTTGGGAAACTTCTGTGCTGTCTAGAACTGGATTGGTTTACTACTCTCTCAATTCGCCGCGCTCAGGTCTGTGGAAATAGGTCTGGTCTTGGGCTAGGGTGCCTGCCTGTTGGGGTGTAGATTTGGATTTGTTGGGTGAAGGGGGTTGAACCCTGGATGTGCTGCTTCCTGGCGGACCCATTGCTGAGAGGCTGATTCTGGGAAGCGTGATGGGTTGGTTGGGTTTTCCACCATAGGGTCTGCCCCCTTGACTTTCTCCTGACCTGCTGTCCCCCAACTCTTGTGACCTTCAGTTTGAGTCCTTCCTCAAACTTCTGTCTCCTTCCTCGCCCCTCCCGCTTGCCGACTCTGTCTGCGCTCATTTAATGTGGTGGAAGGAGACATTTCCTGGGGTGTGGGCGACTGTCCTGTTTGACCTGATGGGCGTCTGCCTGTCACATAACTTGGTGAGAAAGCAACAAAACGGTTCCCAGAGGAAAAGCCGTCACTCCACTGATTAGCTCCCGAAAACTCTGGAAGACTGTCTGGGCTTGGTGTGTACTGAAATAAAGGGGATGGAATGAAATTGCAGCCCGTGTGAAGGTTACACCGTCACCAGGGACAGGCCGTAGGGTGCTAAGGAAGCCCGAGGCTCTGGGTGCATGGGGGGCTGAGGGGCTGCTGGCACCACCATCCCTGCTGCCTGTGATGACTGTTCTTCAAGTGAAGGGCTGGCCACGGCCGGAGGCTGGGCCAGGCTTGTAGCATCCTTGTTCATTTCTGAACAGTTAGGACCACAAGGGCCCTGCTTGCTCTGAGTCCCACCTGTGGTCCTGAGGAGAAGTCCTTCTCCCCACGTTCTGCCACCCGGGAGGTATTAGGTCCGTGGGCCTCCTAGGAAGCAGGGTCCCCATGGGAGAAGGTGATGTGCTTGGTCTTAAACTTCCTTCCTGCTTTGGTGCAGGCAGCTCCTATTTGAACGTTCCACAGCACTTGGCCAGGTGTGTCCTCCCACCTGCTGGGTCCTCAGAAGCAGCTGGTCCAGGACTGATCTTCCACATCCCTGAGTCCCTCTGAATTCTAGCCTAGACCCGAAGCTGGGAAGTTTGGTTCCCAGTCCTGGCAGGATGGGGATGTGCTGGGAGGACTCGTCCAGGACACCTGGTCCCCAGGACACCCTTCCCGCCGAGGTGTAGATGCCTCCATTCTCCGGCTCCACAAATCACATTCGCTctttaattcttgttttctttaaccTCCATAAGGGCTTCTCCTCCGCCTCCTTTACACAGCTATTTCGGGTGGGAGATGTTATTGCCGAAGCTCTACTcacaatgcttaaaaaaaaaaccggCTGCCcgacttttgtttttcttggtcagGATACAGTCAGCTTTCTCCTCTGCACATGTTGCCTGGCAGTCAACAAAACAAGCTTGCAACCCCGCAGAGGAGAATGCCTTTGTGTTTGGGAGGCTGGAGTGGAGGCTGAACTTGTCTTGCCTGTTGGGGCATCTTTGGCCCAAGACCTTCTCCTCTGTGGTCTGTCTGGGGCAGGTGACCCCCAGAGAGCCCACGAGAGAAGACATCCAGCAGGTGGGAGATTTTGAAAAGGGGCACCTTGGTTTTCATGAAGGCAGTGATAACACGAGAACATGCTTTGGAGTTGGAGGGGTATCTAGAACCGGGGACAGGTAGCAAAATCGTGGGTCCCTCCCCCACCGATGCCGATCTGCTAGATTTCTATCGTGATAGAGGACGTTCAAAGTAAGGCTTTGAAACCGGCTCTATTTTGAAACcggctttatttttaacatggacattctttccTTTGGTCActgtgcccttttctttaataattaaagcagatgtacagtgTAGGTTTGATAGGTCACAAACAGGCTGttctagttagcataaaattcaagttaactcctgtgtaagccagaatgactttccCATACCTcagtatgtgaaaatttcttttctcactacCATCTGGGTACAGGGGAGGGGTCCCCGATCTCTCCTGGCAGGACGGGGTAGGACAGTGTTTCCTGGAGAAAGTGACGCTGAGCTGATTCTTGAAGGGTGGGATGTGGATGATGCCATTGAAGAAGGGTGGGAAAGGCCTCTCCTGAGTGTGGCCTCGACATGAGTGATGTCTTCAGGGAAACAAAATTCAAAGGTATTTCTAGATGCAAAGTGCTAGCGGGTGGCTGTGTTCGTCtccttgggctgctgtaacaaatgaccacaaactgctTGGCTtacaacaatagaaatttattctctcacagtttgggAGGCTACAAATCTGAAGTCAAGGTGTAGGCAGGACCTCCCTCTTGAGGCTCTGATTGAAAGTCAGGTCCCCGCTTCTCTCCTCGCTGCTGGTGGCTGCTGAGAACGCTTGTTGTTCCCTGGCTTGCAGCTGAGTCACACCAGCCTGCTTGCTTCCCCGTGTGTATATCTGGGTGTCCTCTCCTCTTTGAAAAAAGACCCCAGTCATCCGATTTAGCACTCATTATAATCCAGTGTGACATCATCGtaattacatctgaaaagaccctatttccaaataaggtcacatgtcCGAGGTGGACCTCAATTTGGGGGGACAGTATTCTCCCAGCACAGCAGTAGAGACAAAAGTGGGGATTGGATGGTAGACAAAGGTACAGACCCGTACTGTGCATAATATTGACATTTACTTTGTCAACGTTTTCCATTTTCTCGACTGGTCAGCTGCCGAATGCATGGGGAATTCTCAAAGAGGGGTGCATCTACTGAGGATGCAGTGCCTTGGCTTCCAGTTGCACATTTAGAGCTAGAAGCGGGGATTCTGTCCCTGGCTCAGCTGCCTAGTAGTTGTACAGCATTGCTTTGAACTCTCTAAACCTTCACTGCCATGGTTTTATAATCAGGGGTTACAATGACTGCCCTGCTTGTTTAGAAGCTTCCTGTTTGCGAAGCTGTGTAATAAACGGTAAAGTGTGTGTAAAATGTTCCTTCATGGGATTCAAAAAAATTGTCTATTAGTTCCATTCTTTCATCTCTGCAGTGCAATATACAACTTCTATCTTCCAGTTAGGGGCAGGCCTGCTGTGCACATCCGGAAGACTCGAAGAGCAATTAGGAAATCCATAGGTGtgacttaatatttatttatgtgtcttCAGCCAGGGGTCAGAACATAGCCACCGGCCAAATGCAGCCACTACTTATTTTGTAAGGTCTGCAAGCGAAGAAtggtttttacgtttttaaatgtttggaaaaaatcaaaagaagaataatacatCGTGACATGAAAATTACATGGAGTTCAAAAATTAATGCTCATAAATAAAGccttattggaacacagccatactcaGTCTTCTCCATACTGTCTAGAGCTCTCCTCACATCAcacagcagaattgagtagttgcagTGGAGGACTGTTGTCCCACAAAGCCTGCAATGTTTACTCTCTGGCCGCCACACAGGAAATGTTTGCCCACCCCTGTGTGAAGTGGATGATTGTGGTGAAGGAGGAGGTGAGTTGTCATCCCTCTGGGTGGCTGTCTCCCTACTCATAGGAATGATCCCTTTGGAACATTCCAGACTCTAAAGCTGCCTTGTCTTCTGTTCATTTCCAGAGTTTCGTTTTTTTAGGGCCCAGCAGGTTGAAGGTTGTAGGGAATAAGAAGTATCATTCCCAACCCCTGAACAGGAACTTTGTTgctattttgctttgtttctttcaaTAAGATAGATTGAAATTTACGAACATTTGATGTTGTAAGAATCAGTTTGAAGTCTGCCACACTGTGGAAACAATGAGGATGGTTTgtttcttctgccatcttcccaCCAAACTGAATTTCTGGTAACCAGGACTCCTGAGTTTTCTGAGACAGCCCTGatgtagaatattttttcttgtcaCTACAGATCAATGATATGTCCTGAAAAATCTAGTATTTCCTCTCCAAACTGTACCCAACAGGAGAGTAACACTTTTGTTATACAAACACACAGATgctaatttaaatgaaaaaacagatgTGAACGTGTAGTATGGCACTTGAGCTGTATACAACTTCCTAGGCCTGCGACAAGATCTGTAGCTTGGGAGTCTGGTTCTGAAGctcatttatactaaaaaatatatatcatagtCATTACTTCCATCTAGAATCTGattcagaggagaggaaagaattcCCCAAAATGACAGctatgaaagtaatttttttaaggtgGAGGTAGTATCATGGGTGTTTGATTACTGTAAGCCTTGTGGCCTCCTCCTGTACTCTGTAATTCCATTATTATATTGTTATCATTGGCTATATCCTCTCCTTAGCAGACGACTTATTAAGCCCTTTTTATGTGGCAGGCCCTTTACTAAATACttggtatttatttcatttgaacTTTACAAGTGCAAGTAGGAATCTTCATTGCCTCCATCTTAAAAAGATGTGAAAGCTGAAGCTTAGGTCAAGTATCTCATCCAAAATCGTACACCTTGTAAGTGATACAGCCAAGGTTCAAACACAGTACAGTTTAGCTCTCGAATCTGAGCTCTGAATTACTATATATTCTTCATTTACTTAATCTTTCATATTAATTGGCTGTCTACCAAGAGTAAGGTGCTGTGTTAATTACGGAGAATTTAATAGCACATGAAACAGATACAGTTTCTGTTTACAGTGTTTACAGGATAGTGTGGGAAATggacactaatttaaaaaatcatacaaatatcTAAATGAAGGAACGTAATGGCATAGTAGAGAATGGGGAAATCACAAGATCTTTGGCAACAGGGAAGTCTTCTCTGAGTAAGGATTAGTCAGAGCAGTGAGGGGAGACAGGAGAATTCCAGACAGatggaacagcatatgcaaagcgTCTGCAGTCAGAGAAATCACAGCGTTTAAGGAATAACAAGGCTCTTTTTCTCTTGTCCGCCATCCTATGTGCGGTTGGATTTGCTCCTCGTCATGTCTTCTCACAAGACTTTCAGGATCAAACGATTCCtggccaagaaacaaaagcagaatcgTCCCATTCCCCAGTGGATTCGAATGAAAACTGGTAATAAAATCAGGTACAACTCTAAGAGAAGACATTGGAGAAGAACCAAGCTGGGTCTATAAGGAGCCTCACATATGAAGTGGCACACATAATCAGAACATCACTAGTGTCTGGAACAGCTGCCTGTGTTTGatgctctctcctcttttcttgatCTTTCCTCACCACTGCTCACTGTGTAGCTCAGTAATAAACATGTGAACCTTTTGTTGGAactgttattgtattattctGGTTTGTGATGATGTACTGAATAAATACCCCTCCTATCAGATGTAACACAGGACTGTtcaatgatagaaatgttctctaGTTACCAGGTACTTAGAAGTATGGCTAGTAAAAGTAAGGAACTGGTTTGTTAGATTTTGTTGTTTAATAGCTCCCTGTAACTAGCAGCTCTTATACCTACTGTTACGGGAAGTGCGCGTATGTGTCATCCTCATACCTGAGGGTAGCACCTTCTTAAAAGGCTTTTGGGAGGGCGGGGTACCACGACGCaggcagggtcttagttccctgaccaaggatcgaactcgtgcagccttaaccactggactgccagggaagtcccataaaaaTCATTCATATACTATTCTATGGTGCC
This window harbors:
- the LOC118887897 gene encoding 60S ribosomal protein L39, which codes for MSSHKTFRIKRFLAKKQKQNRPIPQWIRMKTGNKIRYNSKRRHWRRTKLGL